Genomic window (Marinobacter fonticola):
GAAGGGTCCACTGGACGCGGCGCCGACGCTGGGGCTGTTCGCACTGGGGTTTCTCAGCCTGCTGATGATCGGCATGGCCGGCCGCGATGTCCACCTGTTGTGGGAGAAACTGCCATGACGCCGCCCTTTGCCGAGCAACTCAATCTGCGGCTCTGCCATTGCTGCCGCTTGGCCTGCCCAGCCGATGAATCCGCCGCTAATTGTCCCCGCTGCGGGTCCCCGCTGCACATGCGCAAACCCAATGCGATTGCCCGCACCTGGGCTCTGATGCTGGCGGCGTTGGTTTTCTATATCCCTGCCAACGTGCTGCCAATCATGCATACTGATGCGCTTTACCGAGAGTCGTCCACAACCATACTCGGCAGCGTCGTCACCCTTTGGCAGGGGGGCGCCTGGGATATTGCAGCGATTATTTTTATCGCCAGCGTCGGCGTGCCGGTCACCAAGTTTCTGGTACTGGGGCTGCTGCTGATCACCGTACAAAGGGGCAGTTTGCGGTCTCGCCGGGAACGCACCGTGCTATACCGCGCCCTTGAGCTCATAGGCTACTGGTCTATGCTCGATGTATTCGTCGCCGCCCTACTGGTGTCGCTGGTGCAGTTCGGCGTGTTTGGTACTATCGAACCGCGGCTCGGCATTCTTTTTTTCGGCTTGGTGGTGGTACTCACGATGTTGGCCGCCCAAAGCTTCGATCCACGACTGATATGGGACACAGAACCACGCAATGAGTGATGACCAGATGTACAGAGAGCCGGGCGAAGCAGAGGTAAAGTCCCGGCGCTGGGGATTGTCGCTGGTGTGGCTGGTTCCGCTGGTCGCTGTGCTGGTCGGGCTGTCGATGTTGATTCAGGCCTGGCACGATGCCGGCCCGACGGTCCGCATCACATTCGAAACCGCGGGCAGCCTGGCAGCGGAGAAATCGCCGGTGAAGTACCGCAACGTGGTAATCGGCGAGGTCACTTCGGTTCAGCTCAGCGAGGACCATGAAAAAGTCATCGTCACCGCCCAGCTAAACCGCGAGGCTTCTTCCTTCACCCGGGAGGATTCACGCTATTGGGTAGTCCGTCCCCGGGTGGGTACCGAGGGCATTTCCGGACTGGATACTCTGCTCTCCGGCGATTTCATTGCCGCCGACCCCGGCACCTCGGAACAACGCTCGGAAACGTTCAAAGGACTTGAGTCACCGCCGCCGGTCACCTATGGCGAGCCTGGCAAGCGCTTCCAACTGAAGGCCCAGAATTTGGGTTCGCTGGATATCGGATCTCCGATCTATTACCGCAAGGTACGGGTGGGACAGGTGGTCTCCTATAACCTGGACGACTCCGGCGACGGCGTGAACGTCGCTATTTTCGTGACCGCACCCAACGATCGCTTCGTCACCAGCGGCACCCGGTTCTGGAACGCAAGCGGGATCGATGTTGGCGTCAGCGCCAACGGCGTGGATATCGACGCCCAGTCGCTGATTTCAGTCGTCGCCGGCGGGATTGCTTTTGGCTCGCCACCGGGCGCAGATCCACCCACGCCCGTAAAAGCCGGCGCCGAGTTCCAGCTATTCGACGAGCGGGAGACCGCCCTGGCGCCCAGCAAAGGGCCCGCGCAACGCATTCGCATGCGGTTCACCCAGTCGCTGCGTGGTCTATCGGAAGGGGCTGCGGTGGACTTCATGGGCAAGCGGATCGGCGAAGTGACGAGCGTCTCCCTGGATTACGATGCGCAGAATAAGACATTCCCGGTCATTGTCGATGCCCGGGTGTACCCGCAGTTGATGGGGCGCGCTTACGACAAATTGCTGGCAACCGTAG
Coding sequences:
- a CDS encoding paraquat-inducible protein A, translated to MTPPFAEQLNLRLCHCCRLACPADESAANCPRCGSPLHMRKPNAIARTWALMLAALVFYIPANVLPIMHTDALYRESSTTILGSVVTLWQGGAWDIAAIIFIASVGVPVTKFLVLGLLLITVQRGSLRSRRERTVLYRALELIGYWSMLDVFVAALLVSLVQFGVFGTIEPRLGILFFGLVVVLTMLAAQSFDPRLIWDTEPRNE
- a CDS encoding PqiB family protein, producing MSDDQMYREPGEAEVKSRRWGLSLVWLVPLVAVLVGLSMLIQAWHDAGPTVRITFETAGSLAAEKSPVKYRNVVIGEVTSVQLSEDHEKVIVTAQLNREASSFTREDSRYWVVRPRVGTEGISGLDTLLSGDFIAADPGTSEQRSETFKGLESPPPVTYGEPGKRFQLKAQNLGSLDIGSPIYYRKVRVGQVVSYNLDDSGDGVNVAIFVTAPNDRFVTSGTRFWNASGIDVGVSANGVDIDAQSLISVVAGGIAFGSPPGADPPTPVKAGAEFQLFDERETALAPSKGPAQRIRMRFTQSLRGLSEGAAVDFMGKRIGEVTSVSLDYDAQNKTFPVIVDARVYPQLMGRAYDKLLATVDAGSREQEVIPKLFNRFVAQGLRAEARTGNLLTGQLYLALEFYPDAGPATVDANRRPILIPTRPTSLDQLQDQLMALVNKFSEIPLESIAGNMDGSLAELRQTMEQINDDLLPATDGALQGINDTMKNMQQTLASAAETLDPSSPERQRLGLALDEVERMSRSVRELADYLRRHPEALIQGRPEAARGNR